The nucleotide sequence TCCACCAAACTCGGCCGGCCAGGACACGACGGAAAGCTGCGCATCAGAAAGGCGCTGTTCCCAGGCCCGGTGCTGTTCGAAACCTGCTGCAGTGTCGTACGATTCGACTGGCGCGCGCCCGATGTTATCGCGCAGCCAGCCGCGCACCTCGTCGCGAAAGGCGACGGTTGCGGCATCGAGATTGAGGTCCACGGGTTCAGCCTTTCTTCGCTCGTGCCGCCATTGACTTCGCGTCCTGCCCACCCAGTGAGTCGCCGCCGGAGACCTCGGCGTTGTGCGAGTGGGCGAAGTGGTGCAGGCCGAACACGGAGTCCATGCCGTTGCGCAAACCCATGAGATCTTCGGCCTGGTTGACGGCCTTCTTCGTCAGTGCCAGCCCAAACGCTGGCATCTCTGCGATCTTTCCGGCTAGGGCTAGCGTTTCGGTCTCGAGGTTGTCGCGCGGGACGACCCGGTTGACCATGCCCCACTCCTTCGCTTGTGCGGCGCTGAACCGTTCACCAGTGAAGAGCACTTCTTTCGCCGCACGGGGCCCGAGCATCCATGGGTGTGCGAAGTATTCGACCCCCGGAATGCCCATGCGTACAACGGGATCAGCGAAGAATGCGTCTTCTGCAGCGACGATCATGTCGCACACCCACGCGAGCATCAGCGCACCCGCGATGCAGGCGCCCTGCACACTAGCGATGGTGGGCTTGGGGATTTCCCGCCAGCGGCGGCACATTCCTAAATACACTTCGCTTTCCCGGGCGAAACGCTGATCACCGCCCGTGCGGCCGACGTGGTCCCACCACATCACGGCCTTGTTGTCGTAGTGAACGTTGACGTCTCGGCCGGGCGAGCCAATGTCATGCCCGGCCGAGAAGTGTTTCCCTGCCCCCGCAAGCACGATTACTTTCACTTCAGCGTCCTCGACCGCACGTGTGAAGGCCGCATCCAGCGCATACGTCATCGCCGAGTTCTGCGCGTTGCGGAAGTCCGGGCGATTCATGGTGACGATGGCGACGGGCCCCCGCCGCTCGTACAGGACTACGTCGCTGTCGGGTGCGGTTGTCATGAAACCTCCTGAGGTGCGGATTCACGCAGTTCCCGTTTGAGGACCTTGCCTGCGGGGTTGCGTGGGAGAGCATCGACGAACTGCACCTGGCGGGGGATTTTGTAGTTCGCAAGGTGCTGCTTCGCGTGCGTGATGATGTCGTCCTCGATGAGCGAGTGGCCATGTTCGACGCGCACGTACACGCGCCCCACTTCGCCCAGGCGCTCATCAGGAACTCCGATAACGGCCGATTCAGCCACTCCTGGCAGCCGGGCGAGGCATTGCTCGACTTCTGCGGGATAGACGTTAAACCCGCCGCTCACGTACATGTCTTTGATGCGGTCGGTGATCTTCAGATAGCCCTCCGCGGAGAGGACCCCAGCGTCCCCGGTGTGCAGCCAGCCGTTCTCATCGATGGCGGCTCTCGTGGCATCAGGATCATCGAGGTAGCCGAGCATCACGTTTGGGCCGCGAAGCAGTACTTCCCCCTGTTCGCCGGGGGCACAGCCCGCCCCGTCCGGATGCGCAACGCGAACTTCAAACTCCGCCGCCGCGCGGCCGCACGTATTGGCGATGGTTTCGGCGCTGTCCTCCGGACGGCACATCGTTGCAACTACCGCTTCAGTGAGTCCGTAGGCGGTGAGGACAACAGCGAATCCGAGGTCGCTCCGCATTCGCTCGACAAGCGTTACCGGGACGATCGCGGCTCCGGTGACCGCGAGACGCAGGCTGGTGAGGTCGTGATCTCCGCGCTGCGGGTGTTCAAGCATCATCTGGTAAATGGTTGGGGCACCGGGAAGTACCGTAATTCGTTCTTGCTCAATGTGTTCGAATGCACGCTCCACGTCGAACGTCGCCGCTGGGTACATGGCGGCGCCAGTCAGGAGCGATACGAGAATCCCGGCCTTGTAGCCGAAACTGTGGAAAAACGGGTTGATGATGAGGTAGCGGTCGTCGTACGTCACGCCGCCGATCTCGGCCCACGATGCCGCGACTCCAAGGGACTGGGCGTGCGAACTCATCGCACCTTTGCTGCGCCCTGTCGTGCCCGACGTGAAGAGGATGTCGCACAGGCTCTCCGGGGTGATTGTCGTCGCGCGTTCGTCGATGCTCTCGGGGCTGATGCCGCTATCGGTGATGTCATCCCAGGCCACGGCGCTGGGGTCGGCGTTGATAGGTCCGTCAACTGGTATCCGGACGATAGTGTGCAACTTGGGCAGCGAGCGCGCCAGGTCGCCAGCGGTTTCGCGCAGCTGAGCCAGTCTGTCGGTGCCGAGGAACGGGCCAGCGACGATCAGGGCCGACGCGCGGGTGCGGTCAAGAATGTCGAGTGCTTCACCGCCGGTAAAGCGAGTGTTGATGGGAACGAGTGTGGCACCCGCCATGAGTGCGCCAAGAGCGGCCACAATCCAGTGATGGGTGTTCGGTGACCATACTGCGATGCGATCGCCCGGCCTGATCTCCTGAGCGATGAAGAATCCGGCACAGCGCCGCACGCTTTCGAGGAGTTCACGGTATGTCAGCCGGGTCTCTCCGTCGACGATCGCTTCCCGGTCGGGGTGCTTTTCCGCGGTTGCCAGCAGTGCGGCGGGAACTGTTCCCCGGTGGACGATCGGACTCACATTCCACCTCCCTAGCAAGTGCTTGGTAGAGTAGCCTACGGGTATTCAAAAGGTTTCGCTAGTAAGCCCGACTAGTAGCACCGAAAGGGGCCGGAGATTCATGGAATCGGATTCGGAATTCAGGTCACGAGTCCGGGCCTGGCTCGACGACAACCTGCATGGGCGCTTCGCGCACCTGCGAGGAATGGGTGGTCCAGGCCGGGAGCATGAAGCCTTTGCAGAACGCCTCGAGTGGGAGCGCCACCTCGCGGCCGCAGGCTTCACGTGCATCGGCTGGTCCGAAAAGCATGGCGGACAAGGTGCGAGCCTCACGCGGCAAGTGATTTTCTACGAGGAATATGCCCGCGCAGGGGCCCCCGCCACCGTAAGTCACGTCGGCCAGGAACTGCTCGGCCCCACACTTATCGAGTTCGGCACGCAGGATCAGCAGCAGCGCTTCCTGCCTGGAATCAAGAACGTCACCGAAATGTGGTGCCAGGGGTACTCAGAGCCGGGTGCAGGGTCGGATCTTGCATCCGTCACGACGACGGCGAAGCGTGACGGTGACGAGTGGGTGATCACCGGCCAGAAAGTGTGGACTTCGCTCGCGCACGTCGCCGACTGGTGCTTCGTCCTCGTGCGCACTGAACCGGGGTCCAAGCGCCATCATGGCCTGTCCTATCTGCTCGTCCCCATGGATCAGCCAGGGATCGAAGTCCGCCCAATCAACCAGCTCACCGGGACCTCCGAATTCAATGAGGTGTTCTTCGACGGGGCACGCACCGGCGCCGACTGTGTCGTGGGCAAGCCGGGTGAGGGCTGGGGGATCGCGATGGGAACCCTCTCTTTCGAGCGGGGCATCGCCACGTTAAGCAAGCAGATCGGCTTTCGCCGTGAACTCGACACGATCGCGGCAGAAGCTAGGCGCAACGGGTCGTTCGATGAAGCGGTGATCCGCGAGCGGATCGCACGGATGTATGTCAGCCTCGACGTCATGCGAGCGTACGCGGTGCGCACGCTCGGCAAAGTAGACACCGGGACGGCCGCGGTGGCAAAGCTGCTCTGGGCGAACTGGCATCGCGATCTCGGTGAACTCGCCATGACAGTGCGCGGCGCCCGGGGCCTCACCGTCGGTGACAAGTATGACCTCGATGACTGGCAGCGCCTCTACCTCTTCACCCGCGCCGACACGATCTACGGCGGCTCCAATGAAATCCAGCGCAACGTCATCGCTGAACGTGTGCTCCACCTACCTCGCGAGGTGCGTCAATGATTCCTCTGCCCACACCACCTCCCGGTCGTGACCTTCTTGCCGGGAAAGTTGTCGTCGTTACCGCCGCGGCGGGTACCGGTATCGGTTCGGCCGTCGCTCAGCGATGTCTGGAAGAGGGCGCGAAGGTGGTCGTCAGCGACTGGCACGAGCGCCGGCTCAAGGAGAAAGCAGCTGATCTCGACGCCGCGCACCCGGGCTTCGTTCACGCGCAAGTATGTGACGTGACGTCCGAGGCTGACGTGCAGGGGCTGATCGATGCTGCCGTCAGCCACTTCGGCCGCATTGACATCATGGTCAACAACGCCGGTCTCGGCGGGTCCACGAGCATCGTCGACATGACGGATGACGAATGGTCACGTGTTATCGACGTGTCACTCAACGGTACATTCCGGGCAACCCGCGCGGCGCTGCGCCAGTTTATTGCGCAAGGCGAGGGAGGAGTGGTGGTCAACAACGCGTCGGTGATCGGTTGGCGTGCGCAAGCCGACCAGGCGCACTATGCGGCCGCGAAAGCGGGGGTGATGGCTCTGACTCGCTGTGCCGCAGTCGATGTCGCTGCGCACGGCATCCGGGTCAACGCGGTCGCACCGAGCCTCGCGGCGCATCCTTTCCTCGCGAAGGTGACGTCGGAGGAGCTGCTTCGCGACCTTGAAAAGCGGGAAGTCTCGGGCCGGGCAGCTGAGCCGTGGGAGGTCGCCAACGTCATCGTTTTCTTGGCGAGCGACTATTCGTCATACCTTACGGGTGAGGTTATTTCCGTAAGCAGCCAACATCCGTGAGGTGAAAGATGCCCGCATCGACCAAACTCGGAACTGGACGCCGGGGTGAATTGCTCACTCTGGCGTGCCATCTGTTCGCCGAGCGAGGGTTCCAGAGCACAACGGTTCGCGACATCGCTGAGGCCGCGGGCATACTGTCCGGGAGTCTGTACCACCACTTCGATTCGAAGGAGTCGATGGTCGACGAGATCATCCGGTCGTTCCAGGACGAACTCTTCGCCGAGTATGACGCGATCATGGCGAGGGATCTAGGGCCTCGCGAGAAGCTAGCGGCAGTCATCACCACCTCGTTCGAAGCGATACACGACCATCGTGACGCCGTCGCGATTTACCAGCACGAATCCAAATATCTCCAACAGTTCGAACGCTTCAGTTATCTGATCGAGCGCAACAAACAGTTCCGCGACATCCTGACGTCGCTGCTTTCGGAAGGGGTCACGGCGGGGGCATTCCGTGCGGACCTCGACGTGGAAGTGACCTACCGCTTCATCCGCGACTCCGTCTGGGTGGCGGTTGCCTGGTACGCCCCGGAAGGCGGCCTGAAAGCCAGCGAAATCGCGGAACGGTACCTGGGGATTGTGCTCGACGGGATATCCCGGAAATAGGCAAGCACACAAGGAGAACCACCATGGCAGAAGCTCTCATCATCGACGCCGTACGCACCCCGGTCGGGAAGCGTGGAGGAGGGCTCAGCGCAGTACATTCCGCCGATCTCGGGGCACATATCTTGTCGTCGCTCGTCAAGCGCGCGGGTATCGACCCCGAAACCGTCGACGACGTCATCATGGGGTGCACTGACACACTTGGTTCTCAGGCTGGAAATATCGCCCGTACATCGTGGCTGGCGGCAGGTCTGCCGGAACACGTACCGGGTGTAACTGTGGATCGGCAGTGTGGCTCCAGTCAGCAGGCCATTCACTTCGCGGCGCAAGCGGTGATGTCCGGTACCGCGGATGCCGTCGTCGCGTCTGGTGTGCAGAACATGAGTCAGATCCCGATCAGTGCGGCGATGCTCGCCGGGCGGGAGTATGGCTTCGATGATCCGTTCACCGGCTCCAAAGGCTGGGTTGAGCGGTACGGATCGGGCGTCGTATCCCAGTTTGAGAGCGCGGACATGATCGCGCGACATTGGGACATCACCCGGGAACGGATGGAAGAGTTCGCGCTTGCGAGCCACGAGCGCGCGCTAGACGCGATTGATTCCGGCCGGTTCGAGGCTGAGCTCGCCCCGCTCGGCGACTGCACTCTCGATGAATGTCCGCGTCGTGGAACTACTCTGGAGAGAATGGCTTCGCTAAAGCCCCTCAGCGAAAGCTCCCGGCTGACCGCCGCAGTGGCCAGCCAGATTTGTGATGGCGCCGCCGCCACACTCGTTGTTTCTGAAGACTATGCCGCTAAGCACGGATTGCACCCCCGGGCCCGGATTCACCACATTTCAGTGCGTGCCGCCGACCCTGTCTGGATGCTGACCGGACCCATCCCCGCGACACAAGTCGCGCTGCGCAAGGCCGGTCTCACCATTGAGGACATTGATCTGTTCGAAGTCAACGAAGCGTTTGCCAGCGTCGCCCTCGCCTGGATTGACGAACTCGGCGCGGATCCCACCCGTGTGAACGTCAATGGCGGCGGAATCGCGCTCGGGCACCCTATCGGTGCGACAGGCGCGAAGCTTTTCACCACGCTGCTGCATGAACTCGAGCGTCGCGGTGGCCGCTACGGTCTGCAGACTATGTGCGAAGGTGGCGGGACCGCGAACGTCACGATCATTGAGCGGGTTTAGCTGGTCGTTGCTCACCTTGGGGTGCTTCGGGCGATGCGGCTTTATTGTTTGCCCTTCTCTGAGCGACACTAACGATTGGTGTCGCTCAGAGGTGGGCAGTAGAGGGATGTCCGTGAGGGCGCTGCTGCACGAGGGGTCATTCTTCGGTGAGGTTTTTGCCGGTTTCTGTGTCGAAGATGTGGATTTTTTCGGGGTTGAGCCAGAGTTGTGCTTTTTTTCCGGTTTGGACTTCTGAGGCGGCGTCGAGGCGGGCGGTGATTTGGGTGCCGAGTTCCATGTCTTGTCCCATGTCGCGGGCGAGGTCGTCGAGGTCGCGGGAGTGGGCGGTTTCGCCGTGGACGCGGAAGTAGGCGTAAATGTCGGAGCCCATGGATTCGACGAGGTCGATGGTGGTGGTGAATGTGTGGCCGGGGGTGTTGCCGGTGAGGGTGGCGTCTTCGAAGTGTTCGGGGCGGGCGCCGATGATGACGTTGCGGTTGGTGCCGGTGGTTTCGAGGGTGCGGCGGATGCGGTCGGGCATTTCGATGGTGCCGAGGTTGCTTTTGAGTGTGTTGTTTTCGATGGTGGCGGGGAGGAAGTTCATGGAGGGGCTGCCGATGAATCCGGCGACGAAGAGGTTGGCGGGGTGGTGGTAGAGCTGGGTGGGGGAGCCGACTTGCTGGACGATGCCGCCGCGCATGACGACGACGCGGTCGCCGAGGGTCATGGCTTCGGTTTGGTCGTGGGTGACGTAGAGGGTGGTGGTGCCGAGTGTTTTCTGGATTTGGGCGACTTGGGTGCGCATTTGGACGCGGAGTTTCGCGTCGAGGTTGGACAGTGGTTCGTCCATGAGGAAGGCTTTGGGTTTGCGGACGATGGCGCGTCCCATGGCGACGCGCTGGCGCTGGCCGCCGGAGAGGTTTGAGGGTTTGCGGTCGAGGTGCTGGGTGAGTTCGAGCATGGTGGCGACGTCGTCGACTTTTTGTTTGATGGTGGTTTTGTCGACGCCGGCGAGGACGAGGGGGAAGGCGATGTTCTCGGCGACGGTCATGTGGGGGTAGAGGGCGTAGGACTGGAAGACCATGGCGATGTCGCGGTCTTTGGGTGCTTTGTTGTTGACGATGTCGCCGTCGATGCGGAGTTCGCCTTCGGTGATGTCTTCGAGTCCGGCGACCATGTTGAGGGTGGTGGATTTGCCGCAGCCGGAGGGGCCGACGAGGATGATGAATTCGCCGTCGGCGATGTGGAGGTTGAAGTCGTCGACTGCGAGTGCCCCGTCGGGGTAGCGCTTGATGATGTGGTCTAGGACGATCTCGGCCACGGGGGGCTCCTTCGCTGTGTGTGGTGCGGTGGCGGTGCCGGGGGCGGGGTGTTTAGCCTTTGACGGCGCCGGAGGTCAGGCCAGCGACGATGCGGCGCTGGAAGAAGAGGACGAAGATGACGATGGGGATGGTGATGATGACCGCGGCGGCGGCGATGGCGGCGGTGGGGCGTTCGTAGGTGGTGGCGCCGGTGAAGTACGAGAGTGCGGCGGGCACGGTGCGTGACGCGCTGGTGGTGGTGAAGGAGATCGCGAAGAGGAAGTCGTTCCAGCAGGCGATGAACACGAGGATCGCGGTGGTGAACACGCCGGGCATGGCGAGGGGGGTGATGACTTTGCGGAATGCCTGGTAGGGGGTGGCGCCGTCCATTTTGGCGGCTTTTTCGAGTTCCCAGGGGATTTCGCGGAAGAACGCGGACAGGGTGTAGATCGCTAGCGGCAGCGCGAAGGTGACGTAGGGGATGATCAGGCCGAGCCAGGTGTCGAAGGTGCCGATGGCGGTCTGGATCTGGAATAGGGGGGTGACGAGCGCGATCTGGGGGAACATCGCGATGAGCAGGGACACCGCGACGATGGTTTTTTTGCCGGGGAAGTCCAGTCGGGCGATGGCGTAGGCGGCCATGGTGCCGAAGACCAGGGCGATGAAGGTGGAGATCACGCAGATGCCGATGGAGTTGATCAGTGCGCGGATGAATTCGTAGTCGGTGAAGATCTGCTGGTAGGACTCGGTGGAGGGGGAGCGGGGCAGGAAGTTGCCGTCGTTGAGGGTGCCGGCGTCTTTGAAGGACAGTGACACGATCCAGATGACGGGGATGAACGCATAGAGCAGGACGAGGACGTTGACGCCGGCCCACATGGCTTTGCGCTGGGTGGTTTCTTGCTGGTAGCTCATCTGCGATCGTCTCCTGCGCCTGGTGCTGCGGCCCCGAAGAGCTTGATGTATATGAACGCGATTATCGCGATGCTGATGAAGATCAGCACCGACATGGTGGAGCCGATGCCGAGGTTGAGTCCGCGTATGAGGTTGTTGTACGCGAGGATGGACACCGATGCGGTGTCGTTGGCGCCGCTGGTGAGTACGAAGATGTTGTCGAAGATGCGGAACGAGTCCAGGGTGCGGAACAGCAGCGCGACCAGGATGGCGGGTTTGATGATGGGGACGGTGACCCGCCAGAACCGCTGCCATGCGTTCGCGCCGTCCATGGAGGCGGCTTTGAGCAGGTCTTCGGGCACGAGCGCGAGTCCGGCCATGAGCAGCAGCGCCATGAACGGGACGGTTTTCCACACCTCGGACAGGATGATGATCCATAGCGAGGACCACCGGTCGGTCAGCGGTGCCGATTCCCCGGCCAGCCAGCCCAGGTTCTGGGTCCACGCGAAGCGCCACGAGAACGCGGCCACCACGGTCACGATCGCGTAGGGCACCAGCGCGGAGGTGCGGACCAGGCCGCGGCCGATGATGGTGCGGTGCATGACGATCGCGAGGAGCATGCCCAGCACGAGCTGGAAGAACGTGCCGATCACGGTGATGAACATCGTCACCCCGAACGCGTTCCACCAGATCGGGCTCGACAGCACGGTGATGTAGTTACCGAGCCCGATGAATTCCTGATCGTCGGGGGTACGCAGATCCGCGCGGAAAAACGACAGCCACACCGCGTACACAAGCGGGTACGCCGCGACCGCGAGCATCACGATGATCGCAGGCGCGCACAGCAGCAGACCGAGACGCCGTTCGGCGCGTTTGCCTTCGCTGTGACGCTGTTTCGCGATCGCGGTGCCCGCGTCCGCGCCGAGCGCGGCCGGGCCAGCGGAGCTAGTGGTCATGGCAGGATGCCCCTTCCTTCGAGGGTGTCCTGAATGCGATCCCGCAATTCATCGGCTGTCGCCTCAGGATCGATCGCCGCAGGCGGCGACAACGTGGACGACACGATCGTGGAAATGTTCTGGTAAAACGGTGTCTTCGGGCGCGGTACCGCGATCTCGAGCTGCTCGAGCAGGATCTCGTACATCGGATACGCGTCCTGGAACTCCGGATCGTCATACACGGTGACGTTCGCGGGCACATCCCCCGCATCCAGCGCCGCCCACAACTGATGCTCCGGGCTGCGCAGACACATCGCCGCGTCGAACGCCTCCTCCGGATGCTCACTGAACGTGCTGATCGCGTAATTCATCCCCCCGAGCGTGACCCGCGCCGGTTCCCCGGGCACCACCTCGGGATACTGCGCGAACGCCATATCCTCATACACCGACCGGCTCTGCGCGTCCGTTTCCGCCGCCGCGCGCATCGCGCTGAGCACATACGGCCAGTTCAGGCTGAACGCTGAGCGGCCCTGCTGGAACTCCGCGAACACCTCCGGCTCCTGCGCATTCGACAGCGACGCGCTCGCCAGCCCCGACGTCGCGAACCGGCTCATCAACTCCAGCGCCTGCAACGTGTTCTCATCAATCGTGGCTTCGGTGCTGTCCTCGTTCACCAGATCACCACCAAACGAGTTCAGCAGCGTGTTGAACCCCACCACATACCCCTCATACCGCGCCCCGGTAAACCCGATCTGGTAAATCTCACCACGATCACGCAGCTCAGCGGCCATCTCCAGCATCTCATCCCACGTCCGCGGCGGCTGCGGGGTCAGCGACGGCCGATACCACAACAACTGCACATTCGTGTGCTTCGGAATCCCATACAACCGGTCCTGCCACGTCGCGGTATCAATCGGGGGCTGCAGAATATCCGCGGTCGCCAGCTCCGCCTGCTCCGCAGTGAGCTCACGAATCCAGCCCGCCTCCGCGAACTCCGCCGTCCACGTCACATCCATCCCCAGCAAATCCATACCCGAATCCCGCGACGCAAGCCGCCGCACAAACTGCTCACGCTGACTATCCGCATCCGCAGGCAACAAATTCCCCTGAATCCGGTACCGACCCTCCGCCGCCTCATTACACGACGCGATGATCCGGTCAAACCCAGCAGCAGCCGTCCCCCCATACACATTGACAACCACCGTGTCATCAGACGCACACGACACCAAACCAAAGGCCAACGCCCCCACCGCTGATAGGGCAGCGAAGTGTTGCCAAGGGCGTGAGCGCGCTTTTCGGAACCGAGGTTCCATGACTTGCTCCTAAACTTTGAACGCACTTTTACATGCGAGTCCGGTGATAGAAGGCGCGAGCGCCGAGGAGGACTGATGAACGGGGCACCACGCTATTCGGGCAAGACTGGGTGCTCCGGCCGCAGGCCGGACGGCTCTCGTGAGAACTGTTCATATATGTGAGCTAGACCACGCAAGCGTTTTCCGCAAACGTTTGCGCTACTATATCTTCGACACCACAGCCGCTGTCAAGGGTGGAACGGAGAAAAATCCGATGCCAAAGTCTCATGAGGTGACAATGGCCGAGGTTGCCCGCGCAGCTGGCGTCTCACTGGCAACGGTGTCGCGGGTACTCAGCAACGCGCCAGGCGTCGGCGCTGCCACTCGGGAGCGTGTACGCCGCGAAGCGGAGCGCCTCTCGTACGTCGTATCACCCGAGGCGTCCGGGCTCGCGCGCGGAACCACACGGAGAGTGGCGGTCCTAGTGCCGAGGGTCACCCGCTGGTTCCACGGGTCAATGCTCGAGACTATCGAGAGCGAATTGCGCGCGGAGGCCATAGATGTCCTCATTTACCAGGTTGAGCACCCGGAGTTACGGGCCCGTTTCTTCACCGAGCTGCCCGCCCGGCGGAAGGTCGACGCGGTCCTGTTGATTGCGCTGCCGCTGGACGAACGCGAGGCGGAGAGGCTCGCAGATCTCAATGTGCATGTCGTCGTGGCTGGCGGCCAGATCCAGCATTACCCCTACGTGAAAATCGACGACCAGGCAGCCGCGCGAACGGCGGTCAGCCATCTGATCAGCCTTGGACATGAACGGATCGCGATGATCACGGTGGACGAGCCCTCCTCGCTGTACTGGTCCTCAACGGCTGATCGCCTGCAGGGCTACACGGAC is from Hoyosella subflava DQS3-9A1 and encodes:
- a CDS encoding ABC transporter substrate-binding protein, translated to MEPRFRKARSRPWQHFAALSAVGALAFGLVSCASDDTVVVNVYGGTAAAGFDRIIASCNEAAEGRYRIQGNLLPADADSQREQFVRRLASRDSGMDLLGMDVTWTAEFAEAGWIRELTAEQAELATADILQPPIDTATWQDRLYGIPKHTNVQLLWYRPSLTPQPPRTWDEMLEMAAELRDRGEIYQIGFTGARYEGYVVGFNTLLNSFGGDLVNEDSTEATIDENTLQALELMSRFATSGLASASLSNAQEPEVFAEFQQGRSAFSLNWPYVLSAMRAAAETDAQSRSVYEDMAFAQYPEVVPGEPARVTLGGMNYAISTFSEHPEEAFDAAMCLRSPEHQLWAALDAGDVPANVTVYDDPEFQDAYPMYEILLEQLEIAVPRPKTPFYQNISTIVSSTLSPPAAIDPEATADELRDRIQDTLEGRGILP
- a CDS encoding carbohydrate ABC transporter permease, with the protein product MTTSSAGPAALGADAGTAIAKQRHSEGKRAERRLGLLLCAPAIIVMLAVAAYPLVYAVWLSFFRADLRTPDDQEFIGLGNYITVLSSPIWWNAFGVTMFITVIGTFFQLVLGMLLAIVMHRTIIGRGLVRTSALVPYAIVTVVAAFSWRFAWTQNLGWLAGESAPLTDRWSSLWIIILSEVWKTVPFMALLLMAGLALVPEDLLKAASMDGANAWQRFWRVTVPIIKPAILVALLFRTLDSFRIFDNIFVLTSGANDTASVSILAYNNLIRGLNLGIGSTMSVLIFISIAIIAFIYIKLFGAAAPGAGDDRR
- a CDS encoding carbohydrate ABC transporter permease, with protein sequence MSYQQETTQRKAMWAGVNVLVLLYAFIPVIWIVSLSFKDAGTLNDGNFLPRSPSTESYQQIFTDYEFIRALINSIGICVISTFIALVFGTMAAYAIARLDFPGKKTIVAVSLLIAMFPQIALVTPLFQIQTAIGTFDTWLGLIIPYVTFALPLAIYTLSAFFREIPWELEKAAKMDGATPYQAFRKVITPLAMPGVFTTAILVFIACWNDFLFAISFTTTSASRTVPAALSYFTGATTYERPTAAIAAAAVIITIPIVIFVLFFQRRIVAGLTSGAVKG
- a CDS encoding enoyl-CoA hydratase gives rise to the protein MTTAPDSDVVLYERRGPVAIVTMNRPDFRNAQNSAMTYALDAAFTRAVEDAEVKVIVLAGAGKHFSAGHDIGSPGRDVNVHYDNKAVMWWDHVGRTGGDQRFARESEVYLGMCRRWREIPKPTIASVQGACIAGALMLAWVCDMIVAAEDAFFADPVVRMGIPGVEYFAHPWMLGPRAAKEVLFTGERFSAAQAKEWGMVNRVVPRDNLETETLALAGKIAEMPAFGLALTKKAVNQAEDLMGLRNGMDSVFGLHHFAHSHNAEVSGGDSLGGQDAKSMAARAKKG
- a CDS encoding FadD3 family acyl-CoA ligase, translating into MSPIVHRGTVPAALLATAEKHPDREAIVDGETRLTYRELLESVRRCAGFFIAQEIRPGDRIAVWSPNTHHWIVAALGALMAGATLVPINTRFTGGEALDILDRTRASALIVAGPFLGTDRLAQLRETAGDLARSLPKLHTIVRIPVDGPINADPSAVAWDDITDSGISPESIDERATTITPESLCDILFTSGTTGRSKGAMSSHAQSLGVAASWAEIGGVTYDDRYLIINPFFHSFGYKAGILVSLLTGAAMYPAATFDVERAFEHIEQERITVLPGAPTIYQMMLEHPQRGDHDLTSLRLAVTGAAIVPVTLVERMRSDLGFAVVLTAYGLTEAVVATMCRPEDSAETIANTCGRAAAEFEVRVAHPDGAGCAPGEQGEVLLRGPNVMLGYLDDPDATRAAIDENGWLHTGDAGVLSAEGYLKITDRIKDMYVSGGFNVYPAEVEQCLARLPGVAESAVIGVPDERLGEVGRVYVRVEHGHSLIEDDIITHAKQHLANYKIPRQVQFVDALPRNPAGKVLKRELRESAPQEVS
- a CDS encoding TetR/AcrR family transcriptional regulator, with translation MPASTKLGTGRRGELLTLACHLFAERGFQSTTVRDIAEAAGILSGSLYHHFDSKESMVDEIIRSFQDELFAEYDAIMARDLGPREKLAAVITTSFEAIHDHRDAVAIYQHESKYLQQFERFSYLIERNKQFRDILTSLLSEGVTAGAFRADLDVEVTYRFIRDSVWVAVAWYAPEGGLKASEIAERYLGIVLDGISRK
- a CDS encoding ABC transporter ATP-binding protein; this translates as MAEIVLDHIIKRYPDGALAVDDFNLHIADGEFIILVGPSGCGKSTTLNMVAGLEDITEGELRIDGDIVNNKAPKDRDIAMVFQSYALYPHMTVAENIAFPLVLAGVDKTTIKQKVDDVATMLELTQHLDRKPSNLSGGQRQRVAMGRAIVRKPKAFLMDEPLSNLDAKLRVQMRTQVAQIQKTLGTTTLYVTHDQTEAMTLGDRVVVMRGGIVQQVGSPTQLYHHPANLFVAGFIGSPSMNFLPATIENNTLKSNLGTIEMPDRIRRTLETTGTNRNVIIGARPEHFEDATLTGNTPGHTFTTTIDLVESMGSDIYAYFRVHGETAHSRDLDDLARDMGQDMELGTQITARLDAASEVQTGKKAQLWLNPEKIHIFDTETGKNLTEE
- a CDS encoding acetyl-CoA C-acetyltransferase, with translation MAEALIIDAVRTPVGKRGGGLSAVHSADLGAHILSSLVKRAGIDPETVDDVIMGCTDTLGSQAGNIARTSWLAAGLPEHVPGVTVDRQCGSSQQAIHFAAQAVMSGTADAVVASGVQNMSQIPISAAMLAGREYGFDDPFTGSKGWVERYGSGVVSQFESADMIARHWDITRERMEEFALASHERALDAIDSGRFEAELAPLGDCTLDECPRRGTTLERMASLKPLSESSRLTAAVASQICDGAAATLVVSEDYAAKHGLHPRARIHHISVRAADPVWMLTGPIPATQVALRKAGLTIEDIDLFEVNEAFASVALAWIDELGADPTRVNVNGGGIALGHPIGATGAKLFTTLLHELERRGGRYGLQTMCEGGGTANVTIIERV
- a CDS encoding acyl-CoA dehydrogenase family protein, with the protein product MESDSEFRSRVRAWLDDNLHGRFAHLRGMGGPGREHEAFAERLEWERHLAAAGFTCIGWSEKHGGQGASLTRQVIFYEEYARAGAPATVSHVGQELLGPTLIEFGTQDQQQRFLPGIKNVTEMWCQGYSEPGAGSDLASVTTTAKRDGDEWVITGQKVWTSLAHVADWCFVLVRTEPGSKRHHGLSYLLVPMDQPGIEVRPINQLTGTSEFNEVFFDGARTGADCVVGKPGEGWGIAMGTLSFERGIATLSKQIGFRRELDTIAAEARRNGSFDEAVIRERIARMYVSLDVMRAYAVRTLGKVDTGTAAVAKLLWANWHRDLGELAMTVRGARGLTVGDKYDLDDWQRLYLFTRADTIYGGSNEIQRNVIAERVLHLPREVRQ
- a CDS encoding SDR family oxidoreductase, with protein sequence MIPLPTPPPGRDLLAGKVVVVTAAAGTGIGSAVAQRCLEEGAKVVVSDWHERRLKEKAADLDAAHPGFVHAQVCDVTSEADVQGLIDAAVSHFGRIDIMVNNAGLGGSTSIVDMTDDEWSRVIDVSLNGTFRATRAALRQFIAQGEGGVVVNNASVIGWRAQADQAHYAAAKAGVMALTRCAAVDVAAHGIRVNAVAPSLAAHPFLAKVTSEELLRDLEKREVSGRAAEPWEVANVIVFLASDYSSYLTGEVISVSSQHP